The Sporosarcina ureae genomic sequence TCATTTTTTGCATTTCTTCCCTACTCTCATGTAAGTATATTATTCCAACATGTTTAATAGGTATTATACAATTCAAATAGATTTAAGTCAAATAAATCCAATAGTAACTCTTATTCTTACATAGAAAAAAGACTCCTATATTAGGGAGCCTGATTAGTATATTCAAATGAACAAGTACAGAGTGATTTGGAATTTCCGTTGCAGAGGGGATACAGGCCAACGATGCCACTCCCCTTTGCACAACGACTTTACTTCACAATCCCAAGCGTATTTAAGAACACTACAATAATAGTCAATGGGACTACCCACTTCATTAAAAAGTGCCAGAGTGGATAAAAACCTATAGATTTCGTATTATACTGTGTAAATTCATCACGCACTAACACTTGATCCATCTTATGAACAATAAATAATGCAATCAGCAAACTTCCAGCTGGCAGCAAAATATTACTGACCAAGTAATCTGTCGCATCAAAAACACTCTTATCGAATAGTAGCAACCCTGACAACGTACTAGAAGACAAAGCAGAAGGAATTGCAGCTATGAATACAACCGCACCAATTAACCAAGTCACAGACTTACGTGTACGCTTACCACTCGCTGTCATCGCTGCCACAATAATTTCGTACAAACTAAACGAAGATGTCAATGTCGCAAACAAGAACAAAATTAAGAATAACGCTAAGAATACTTGCCCTAGCGGAAGTTGCGAAAAGACTGCTGGCAACACCATGAAGAGTAATTCCGGTCCCGCTGCCGGTTCTTGCCCGAACGCGAATACTGCTGGAAAAATAGCTAAACCTGCTAGTAACGATACAAATAAATTCATCCCTACTACGGAACTTGCAGATGAAGTCAAACTAACGTCTTTTTTCAGATATGAACTATACGTTACCATACATGAAAATCCGACGGCTAATGAAAAGAAAGACTGTCCAAGTGCATATAATACTGATTCTCTTGTAATACTAGAGAAATCAGGCTTCAGGAAGAATGATACACCTTCCATTGCACCAGGCAACGTCAATGAACGAATAACTAAAATAATAAAAAACACAAATAATAAAGGCATCATATATTTATTCGCTTTTTCAATACCGTTTTGTACACCGGAAGATACGACTAATATGTTAATGATGGTAAATAGGAACAGACCGATTAATGTTGTTACTGGCGAACCGACAATCGAACCAAATTGTTCCGAATAGGAAGCACCTTCACTAATGATCTTGCCACCTATAGATAATCCGCTATACACGAATACCCAACCACCCACTACACTATAGAAGGATAGTAAAAGGAAACACCCTGCTACACCAAGCTTACCAATCCATGGCCATGCACTAGCTGGCGCCAACTTCTTGTAAGCACTGATTGCTTCTCTACCTGAACCACGTCCAATAATGAATTCGGAAACCAACATGGGTAATCCAATCAAAATTGTAAAGACGACAAATAATAGGAAAAATGCGCCACCGCCACTCATTCCTGTAACATACGGGAACTTCCAGATTGCTCCAAGGCCGATTGCTGCACCTGCCGAGGACATGATAAATCCAAGCTTCGAAGACCATTGTTCTTTACGTTGTTCCATTTCCTCACCCATTTCCCTTTACTTCTGCTAATTATAGTTATACTGTACTACACCATTAGAAACAATAGCATATTTGTATTGTTTATAGTTATGCACAACAAAAAAGATGTACCTGAATCGAAATACTCCATTCGGTTACATCTTTTCTTCTTAAAGAATATATTCCCGTTAGCCATTTAGTTCACACTCTTATTCTGTTGCGCTCTAGCTTCTCCTCCCTTACGTCCAATGTTCTCATAAAATTGTTTATCGTGCTTCTCAGCAGTAGCTTTTCCACCTTTACGACCAATTTCTCTATAAAATTCACTACTATGCTTTTGAGCTGTGGCTTCCCCGCCTTTACGACCAATCTGTTCATAGAACTCTTTGTCGTGCTTTTTAGATGTTGCTTGACCGCCTTTACGTCCCGCTTCTTTTAAAGTCATTTTCTTCTCTTGATCAGTATGATGTTGATTAGCCATATATATTCTTCCTCCCTATTATTCAATTTACAATGCTTAATGAATATATTCCCAATTCACTACGAGCTAAACACAAGACTACGTAAATAGCCTTTTTTCGATAGAAAGGCTTACAGAATGGAATTCAGTACACATCTATACGTATTGCTAAAAGCTGTCTACATATTCATGTATAACTTCTCGTTTTTGAACCAACTTACTTATGAAGGTACTTACAGAAGGGAGAATAACAAATGGGAAGAGATGAACATAAAAAAGGGAGTAATTCGGCTGGTTCGTTACCACAAACTCCAAAGAACCAAACGATTGCCGCACGCGACATGAATGAAGAAATCTCGAAAGAATTCGCTGAATTACGTAAAGCTTCCGCACAAAAAAAACGTAAGTCATAAGCAAAAAGACCAGGAAAAATTTCCTGGTCTTTATTTATTTTTTTCGAAGAGGAGCTTGTTCATCTATGAGTTTCTCCAGACGCTCATCCCATTCTTCTGTTAATGTATTCCATACTCTAGTGAAATAGCTGTTCTCCGTGCGATTGTATAGAGAAAACTCCACACAGGGAATAAATTGGTTAGCAAGTGATTGGGGAATTTCTATTTTATCCACAATCTTCTGTAGTGGGCCTTCTGCGGCTTCTGCTCCTGTAGCAAGCAGTGTTGCACGCAATTGTTCATCATCTAGTCGTTGCGGACTTCTTGTGAATTTCTTAGCTAATCTAAACTCTTTAACTTTTGCTGTGAACACTTTTTCAGGTTGTTCACATAAAATTGAATCGTGGCACGGACTATAATAAAACGTTTTTTCTGCTTTTTCAGGTGGATGTTCGTAAATACCCGATTGTAATTGGCTTACTCCAACACTCGTCAACTGAAAACGATCTTTACGCAACTCGATCATTTGTGCGGATTCCATCTTATTAAACAAATTCTCGATAAACAGTGGTTCCACAGCGAGAAAATCTGCAATTTTTTTTGATTCAGTTACATCTAATTTTTGAACTGTAAGTAAAATCATTTTCATTAATATGTCCATCGTCGTGCGCTTAATCGTTGTGTAGGGTATAGTAATGAGCACAACCGGCAACCCCCAGCTGTCTGATTGTTGTATTTGGATATCTGGCTGTCGTAGCAGTTCTTGTTGTAACTTTTTTCGAAGCGAATCCATCTACTCAACCTCCTTGCATCTGATCTATTTTGCGCAATCCACCTTGATGTTCCACGACTTCCCGCAATTGTTTATACATATCTCTCGTAGAAGCATTCTTTGTCTTGACGGTGAACATCTCGGAACTTCCCACGATAATAAGTAGTTCCCTAGCACGCGATAACGCTACATTCAAACGCCGATAGTCTTTAGCGAATCCAATGTCACCATTTTTCTCACCATGATTTCTAACGAAACTCAGAATAATAATATCCATTTCCATGCCTTGGAACTTATCTACGGAACCAGTTCGACAATGCAATTGTTTGGGTCGGATTTCCTGCTGAATCAGTCGGTCAATTCGCTTTACTTGTTCGCCGTAAAAGCTGATGACGCCAACGCTTTTCTTTTCCTCTGGCTTCATTAGACCATCTTTTTTAGCTTTTTCTGTCGCTTGTTCAATATCGAGTAATGTGTCTTGAATGACGGTTAGTTCTGCTTCATTGAAACGACTCGTCCCCCCCTTGACTTGATCTTCAAAAAATGAAGGCGTATTGGGCATATCTAGCCATAGCAAATGGTCTTTTCTAGTGATTTTACTGCTTTCGAGCAGATGATCACGCAATTCGTCTGAATTAGGAAGCCCGCATTGTAATTGATAGTTCCCATCTTTATAAAATGGGGCAATGGTTTCCATGATTTTTTCATGCATACGGTACTGGATACTGAGCATCGTTTTGTTTTGCTTAGGCAATGTACGGAATAATCGTTCAAATAATGATTCATTCAGCATTTTCTTCATTTCCCGTTGCACTTCAGGATCTTTTTGCTGATCTACCAGTTCGTCCATCGTTTCTTGTCCTACTAGTGGCGGTAACTGATGATGGTCACCCACTAGAATAACTTTTTTACCTTTCAACATGGGCAATAAGAGTTCTGGTGGTGTGGCTTTTGATACTTCATCGATAATGACTACATCGAAGACAGGGTATTCATCCATGAACTTTTTGGAAGCTGATGCCACACAAGTCGTGCCAATTACATTCGCATGATCGATATAAAGCTTTCGGATTTCATCAAGGTCATATTCGTTGGCACCACGCAGTAATTCTTCCCACTGTGATTGCAGTTCTTGTAGAACGGGAAGTTGCTGCTGTTCCTTTATTACTTCTGCTTGTTGTGTCTCGGCTTGACCAAGCGCTATTTCAATTTTCTCTAATTGCTCTTTTATATCAGGCTTCAATTGAACTGTAAGCTCTTCTATTTCCTGCTGTCGTTGATTTTGTTCTTCTTGTAATTGCAGAGTTTTTTGCTCTACTGCTAATACTTCTACTTTTTCTTGTTCAAGCAGTTGTTTTTCTTGAGAACACTTTAGTTCTGAAGTAGTCATAGACGCTGATAATTGAGTTACGTTTTTTATTTGTTGTCGACACTCATTTATCTTAGTTTCTAGCTGATTAATTTCCTGTGTAAGCAGATTTTTCTCCCATTGCTTTTCAGGTAGCTCGTTGGTTTGTAGCCATTCTTCAATCTGCTTCTCTAATTCGTTTTGCCTAGATTGCAGTTGTTGTTTCTGCTTTTCTATTCGTTGTATGTGGTTTTGTATTTCTTGAAGTTCCTGCTGTAGGAATCTTAGAATTTCATGTTTCACTTCTGCAAATACTTCCTTTACAGAGTGAACTTTCTGTTGCTGTAGTTCAATTCCTTTTGCTCGAACAATCTCTTCTTTACCATAAAATAACGACATACCTTGTGCAATCTTTTGTAGAACTTCCGTTTTACCAGATGAAATTTCTTTGTTTTCAAGCATCTTTTTTGTTGCAGGATGAATTAAAAACTTCCCCAAACGATCAATCATTTCATGCATTTCTTGAATGGTTGTGAAATTATCAGTTGAACGCTTCATAATAGTTTCTACCGGGTAACGATGCGCCTGTAAAAGAGTCTGTGTTTTTTTAATAGCTGTCTGGAAGCGTTCGTGAAGCTCTTTCCATTCTTGAAATTCATAGGAATACTCTCCACTTTCAATCGACTTGATGATTCGCTGTAAGTCATTATTCCTCAACGTAATATGAATAGGTAATTCAATCTGGTGTGCAGTAAGCGTCATTTGAATATCTTTCATTTTCGTCTGAGACATTACATCACGATGTGTTGCTTGAAGTTTTTGTTCACTGTCGGGAAGCGTTTTGTGTTCTTCTATGATCAATTGTTGTGTTTCGGTATTGCTCTGCAACTCTGCCAACCAGTTGAGATATATTTGTGTCTCTTTTAATAGGCGTTGCTCTTTTAACAACTCCTCAACTCGAGCTGACAATTCTTCTTTATTCTGCTCCGAATTTAGTTGTTTGCGTAACTCAATAATTTCTTTTATGCGTTGTGCAAGGGCTATTTCAGTTTGCTCCAATCCCTGTTGCTTTTGAAACAGCCGGCGTACAGACTGATCAAGCAGGGATTTTCGTGAAAAGTATTCAGATTTTAGTTTTTTTAACTCTTCTTGCACAATATTTTGTGCATGTAATTGCTCAGTTAATGTAATTTTCATTTCCGTGTTCTTGCGGATTTCCTCAGATAATTGATCCGCATGTTTTTGCAATTCGGTATCTTTCGTTCGATATACTGCACGTGTCGCTTGTACGGTTTCTAGTGTTTCATTTCTCCAATGCAATGCCACATTTTCTTCCATGAAACGCTTGCCTTCTTCTTCGATACTTTCTGATCTTCCATAGCGTAAAATACGCGTTGCTGGATCTGTTAGTAACCGACCAAGTGCGTTATCCACTGCTAGATTTGATTGAGATGCAACAAGTGTCCGCAAGCCGGCTTTGACGTTCTGATAGCAAATCTCAGAAATTACGGTTGTTTTCCCAGTACCTGGCGGGCCTTGGACTACAAACAAGTCATGCGCTTTCATCGCACCCGATACTGCTTCTCGCTGGAATTCATTCAAATTATTATGGAACTCCAGTTGCGGCTGTTTATTCGTAATTTGCACGACAGGTCGTTCTTCAAATAATATCTTTTCCAAATTCGCGTTTGCAGCGAGACCATCCTGTAAGTCTTTGAACCCTTTACGTAAACGACGAATCTGACTTAATTCAGCAAAGTTCGTCAGCACCATACTTTTATTATGTGTTGGCAACCATTGTTCGGATCTTGCTTTCTTTTGAAATCTTTGATTTAGTTCCACGACGAGTATCTTTTGTCCTTTCTGAGCATCGATGACTTGACCGATCTCAGTAGAAAGTTCATTCATTTTCACACTAAATCCGCGGAGTTGTTTCCAGTTTTTCATTTGCAAATCGTTACATTGAAGACGTACTTTTGTAAAATCACTAGTAAAACTAGCTTGGCTAAATGTACAGGAGATATCTGCTACATCTGCATTTTTCTCTGCAATTTGTAGATAGCCTTCCCAACTTTCAATTCGTTTTTTCACATATTCTGAACGCTCTTCTGCAATAGGCAATTGGCGTAACTTCGTATAGAATTCGATGGGTAGCGCTACTCCTGCACGGTGTAACTTAAACTTTATGGCTGTATGTAGCCTCCGATTTGTTTGAACAGGCTCTCTTGCGCTTCTAACATGAAAGCCCGTTGCTAGCAGACCATCCGGTTTCAATACGCATTCCATAACTGCCACACGTTGCTGAACTTCTTTGGCAAACCTTTTATTTGTGTGGGGATCAAAAAACAGCGCATAGGATTGGTTCCCCATGCGGTTCTCTGGTTTCTTTTCAATATGTATATCAAAAACAGACTCCGAAGAAACGAAAGCCTCTTCACTTATAAACCATTGTTCCAAACCTTTTCGTGCATTTTTCGTTATGTCTAGACTACAAAGTATCTTTTCTATATTGTGTAACACACTCATATTAGTACATTCTTTTCACTAGAGGGTTGTACGTCAGCAAGATCATTCATCATGCTTCTCCCTGTTATTCCCTTGTTCAAAGCTCTCACCTCAGTCCTCTATTATAGATCATAAGTGCATATACCGCGAGTAAGAAAAATCTTAGAAAACTTTTTAAAATATTTTTAAAAAAGATGTTTAGGAATGTTTTACATGGGTATACTATTATTACAAGGCAAACCAAAGGAGCTAGTCAGAGAAGTAAGCTGCTAGATCTGGAGGAGATGCACAGCCTTGGCGGAAAATTTTTCTTCACTGGCAAGTGGTACACTCGGTTTGGGAATCAGCTTTTTAGATTCCGACAGAAGGACAGGTTTACCAAGTAAGGCGAAAGAAGTTTTTTGTGTAAGTGCACGTGAAATACCTGCTTCAAAGAAGTTAAGCAGTGTAACATGCAAGAAGCATACGACGAGGGTACAATGTCGTCAGTATGGAGTAATCGCAACATAAAATTTTCCGCATAGTTTGAGAAGAACAGTCAGTGATTGGATATTTTCAATCGCTGGCTGTTTTTTGTTACATCTCTTAACCAATTGAGTTGTTTAGTATGAATGAAAACTGGGAAGACAATATATAAGAAACACTAACGAGGAGGAGCACTATATGAAGAAAAGAATGGCTTTGACAGCTATTGGTTTAGGTGCAGCCTATTTAATGCGTAACAAAGATGCGCGGGACAAATTGTCTCGGCAATTCGACGAGTTCAATGACACACCTATGCGCGGAGATCGTAAAGGCAACGCGAAGAAACCTGAACCAACTAAAGGTTTATTAGGTAATTTTTCAGATTAAATCATTCAATTGCAAAGGAGCAGATCTGTATGAGTGAAGAGAAAAAAGTATTTACAGAAAAAGATCGTGACAAGGCAGAGGGCGGTTATATGGATAACCCTGAAAATTTAAAAACTGATAAAGAAAGTATTTATGATATGCATGAAGATATGCAGACCGTAGATGCCATACCATTAGAAGATGTTCGGATGGAAGAGGAAGAAGAAAGAAATCATCGCGAGACAAAAAATCGTTCATCCAGCGAAGAGAAATTTGATGGAAAATAATTATATTGCATTAAAGACCACAGCCTACTCTTGAATGAAGAGCGAGCTGTGGTCTTTTGATTTCATAAGAAACCTTTGATGAAGTAATTCTTTCTTTACTTCAAAATAATTTTCATACCATTTTCAAAAGTGCTTCTGATCCAATCATACCTGCTGAAATCCCATATTGTTCAGCCTCAAGCGTGACGGATTCCAGCGGGGCTGCGAGCAATTGCTCAATCGTTTTTACGCCAACAGCACGACCCGCAACAATTTTGCGATCCGCTAGCACACTATTTAATAGTCCTACATCAAGTGCACCACACATAATATATCCTTTGTCATTCGAAACTGTAAGTAACGTTGTTTTCGGCAATTTTACCGTGACCGCTTGAAATGACTGTCCATCTATAGATATACTTTGTTGCTCAATCAAGACACTCACCCCTTTCTTTATCAGCATATGATAGATCATTTAAAACGTGCGAAATTTTAAAACATCTCACACTCTGCACGACATACTGTATCAAATATACAAAATATTTCCCGCCATCTAAGCAGTCTTTTGCATACTAAATAATCGTTATAGATAACCTAATTATGTCTGTTCCAATTCCCTATTTATAATTACTAGTTTTTATTAACTGATTTTTTATTAGTAAAATAGATAGATTTTATAACTTTTTATATAGTGTGTTTTTCTTTTTTAAAAGAAATAAGCAACTTAAGTCATGACTTTCTTTTAAAAAATAACAAAAAATTCTTGTAATCTATTCTCCTGACCTTTATTATAGAAAAATGTTGCGAAGTAGATTCGTACCAAACAATCATAAGGAGTGTGGTCTGATGGAAACCGTAACAAGAGAAGATATTTATCAATTCGTTGAAGAAAACCATGTCAATTTCATTCGTCTTCAGTTTACGGATATTTTTGGCGTAATTAAGAATGTAGAGATTCCGATCAGCCAGCTCGAAAAGGCGCTAGACAATAAAATGATGTTTGACGGATCTTCTATCGAAGGTTTTGTAAGGATTGAAGAATCAGATATGTTTTTAGTACCTGACTTAGATACATGGATGGTATTTCCATGGCCATCAGGTACAGGAAAAGTAGCGCGCTTAATCTGCGATGTCTATTTGGCGAATGGTGAACCTTTTTCTGGAGATCCCCGTGGAAATCTAAAACGGCTCATTAAAGAAATGAAAGAGCTTGGATTCACTGATTTCAACTTAGGACCTGAACCGGAATTCTTTCTTTTTAAACTAGATGCAAATAAACAACCGACAATGGAATTGAATGACCATGGTGATTATTTTGATTTGGCACCCATCGACCTAGGTGAAAATTGTCGTCGGGATATTGTCTTGGAACTTGAAGAATTAGGATTTGAAGTGGAAGCTTCCCATCATGAAGCAGCGCCAGGACAACATGAAATCGACTTTAAATATGCCGATGTATTAACAGCTTGCGATCATATTCAAACCTTTAAACTAGTCGTTAAAACGATAGCGCGTAAACACGGTTTACATGCCACATTTATGCCTAAGCCATTATACGGTGTGAGCGGTTCGGGCATGCACTGCAATGTTTCTCTATTTAAAGATGGTGAGAATGTCTTTTTTGACGAAAATGGCGAACGTCAATTAAGTGAGACTGCTTATCATTTCATGGCAGGGGTGTTGGACCATGTTCGTGGTTTCACCGCCATCACGAACCCTACTGTCAATTCTTATAAACGTTTGGTACCCGGCTATGAAGCGCCTTGCTACGTCGCTTGGTCCTCACAGAATCGCAGTCCATTGATCCGCATACCCGCATCACGTGGATTGAGTACACGTGTTGAAGTGCGCTCTGTCGATTCCTCTGCTAATCCCTATTTGGCAATGGCCGTTATATTAAAAGCAGGTCTTGATGGTATTAAGCGCAAGTTGAATCCGCCAGCCCCTGTTAATCGTAATATTTATGAAATGAAGGCAGATGAGCTTGCGGAAAATAACATTGGGTTATTACCAACAGATCTTGACCATGCGCTCATCGCCTTATCTGAAGACTTGATTATACAAGACGCACTTGGTTCACATATTTATGCAAACTTTAATGAAGCAAAACAGCAAGAGTGGGAAAGCTACCGAATTACAGTACATCCATGGGAGCTTGAACGATATATGAAGATGTATTAATGTGACTTTACAATAGTAGGATGTACAATAAAGTAAACGGCTGTAAATACAGCCGTTTTTTTGATAGAGAAAATTATGTCGAATGATCTTACTCGATTTACTATAGGAAGATTAGGAGGTTTTATTATGATCACGATTTGGTTTAATGCACTCTTTTATACAATGCAACATGAAGGACATACACTAGACGCTTTACTGACAAAGGATGGCAAAATAGTAGCGACTGGGTCATATAACGAATTAAAAGATTGGGCCGATGAACAAATTGACTTGCAGGGTGCTTTTGTATACCCGGGGTTTATCGATAACCATATGCACATAATTGGCCAAGGTGAAAAGTTATTACGCCTTGATTTATCAAACACCACTTCCTCAAAAGACATGATGGAGTTACTCCTGAATGCGTATAAAGATTTGCCAAAGGATGAGTGGTTTATTGGAGAAGGTTGGGATGAGAATAATTTTCCTGACAAGAAAATCTTCACACGCTATGAATTGGATGCTGTGACGGATTCACCTATGCTATTAAAACGTACTTGTTGGCATGCCGCTATCGTCAATTCAAAGGCGCTGGAACTCGCAGGTATCACAAAAGATACACCTGATCCCGATGATGGTGTCATTGAGCGTGATCATACTGGAGAGCCAACGGGATTATTGAAAGAAGGCGCTATGCAGCGAGTACTTCAACTTTTACCGAATCCAACAGTGGCCTATGTAACGAAAGCATTGGAAACTTCTGTTGATCATTTACTATCTGTTGGTTTGACTGGCGTTGTGACCGATGACTTAGGTTACTACGGACACTATCAGACGCCGTTGAAAGCTTTCAATCACGTTCTCGGTGGTAAGCGTAAATTCCGTGCTCACTTACTGCGTCATTTTAGCGTATTTCCTGATTTGATGGAAAACAATGCCTTCTATAATGAACCGTGGGTAGAACCTGGCGAAATGAAGTTCTTTATTGATGGCGCTTTAGGTGGCAGTACCGCGCTCTTAAGTGAGCCTTACTCCGATGAACCCGATAATGTAGGAACAGCTGTATTGACTGATGAAGAGCTCGAGAACCATGTCAAAACAGCAAGATACTATGGGGAAGCTGTCGCCATACATGTGATTGGCGATTTAGCAGTTGAAAGAGCACTAGATGTCATAGAAAAGTATCCTGCTCCAGTTGGCAAGAAAGATCGGTTTATACATGTCATTTTATTACGTGATGATTTAGTGGAGCGGATGCAAAGGCTTCCCATTGTTATAGATATACAGCCTGCTTTCGTTCCTTCTGATTTCCCTTGGGTTAGAGACCGACTTGGTGAAGATCGGCTTGACTGGGCGTATGCATGGAAGAAACTTCTAACTAAAGGTTTTATTTGTGGCGGGGGATCAGATGCTCCTATTGAAGACCCAAATCCTTTGTTAGGAATACACGCTGCGATCACAAGAAGATTGAGTTTTGAACAGCATGAAGGGTATTTGCCAGATGAAAAACTTAATCGCTATGAGGCAGTACAATTATTTACTTCGGGTGCAGCGGCTACTATAGGTAAAGCTAATTCACGTGGAAAGATTTCCGTTGGATTTGACGCAGACTTCACTGTCTTAAAAGAAGATCTCTTCACCGTAGAAGTGGATCGAATAGCTGAAGTACAAGTAGAGAAGACTATAGTCGCTGGTGAAGTTATGTATACATCGAATACACGATAACTGTTTAGTAAGTAGCGAAAGGGGAAAACTTTCTAAAAAGGAGGTTTTTCTTTGGAATTGCTAAAAGTACAAAGTGAACTGGATTGGAAGAAGCTAACGCGTAACGTTTTGATTCCCGTCGTCGGTGGATCGATTATCGGATATCTTGCCAACCGCAATACACAAGAACAGTATGCTAAATTGGAGAAACCTTCATTTTCTCCTCCAAGCGCTGTATTCCCGATTGCTTGGACGACTTTATACACGATGATGGGTGTAGCGAATTACCGCGTAGAAATGAAGCAGGGCACAAAAGCTGCTCCTCC encodes the following:
- a CDS encoding DEAD/DEAH box helicase is translated as MSVLHNIEKILCSLDITKNARKGLEQWFISEEAFVSSESVFDIHIEKKPENRMGNQSYALFFDPHTNKRFAKEVQQRVAVMECVLKPDGLLATGFHVRSAREPVQTNRRLHTAIKFKLHRAGVALPIEFYTKLRQLPIAEERSEYVKKRIESWEGYLQIAEKNADVADISCTFSQASFTSDFTKVRLQCNDLQMKNWKQLRGFSVKMNELSTEIGQVIDAQKGQKILVVELNQRFQKKARSEQWLPTHNKSMVLTNFAELSQIRRLRKGFKDLQDGLAANANLEKILFEERPVVQITNKQPQLEFHNNLNEFQREAVSGAMKAHDLFVVQGPPGTGKTTVISEICYQNVKAGLRTLVASQSNLAVDNALGRLLTDPATRILRYGRSESIEEEGKRFMEENVALHWRNETLETVQATRAVYRTKDTELQKHADQLSEEIRKNTEMKITLTEQLHAQNIVQEELKKLKSEYFSRKSLLDQSVRRLFQKQQGLEQTEIALAQRIKEIIELRKQLNSEQNKEELSARVEELLKEQRLLKETQIYLNWLAELQSNTETQQLIIEEHKTLPDSEQKLQATHRDVMSQTKMKDIQMTLTAHQIELPIHITLRNNDLQRIIKSIESGEYSYEFQEWKELHERFQTAIKKTQTLLQAHRYPVETIMKRSTDNFTTIQEMHEMIDRLGKFLIHPATKKMLENKEISSGKTEVLQKIAQGMSLFYGKEEIVRAKGIELQQQKVHSVKEVFAEVKHEILRFLQQELQEIQNHIQRIEKQKQQLQSRQNELEKQIEEWLQTNELPEKQWEKNLLTQEINQLETKINECRQQIKNVTQLSASMTTSELKCSQEKQLLEQEKVEVLAVEQKTLQLQEEQNQRQQEIEELTVQLKPDIKEQLEKIEIALGQAETQQAEVIKEQQQLPVLQELQSQWEELLRGANEYDLDEIRKLYIDHANVIGTTCVASASKKFMDEYPVFDVVIIDEVSKATPPELLLPMLKGKKVILVGDHHQLPPLVGQETMDELVDQQKDPEVQREMKKMLNESLFERLFRTLPKQNKTMLSIQYRMHEKIMETIAPFYKDGNYQLQCGLPNSDELRDHLLESSKITRKDHLLWLDMPNTPSFFEDQVKGGTSRFNEAELTVIQDTLLDIEQATEKAKKDGLMKPEEKKSVGVISFYGEQVKRIDRLIQQEIRPKQLHCRTGSVDKFQGMEMDIIILSFVRNHGEKNGDIGFAKDYRRLNVALSRARELLIIVGSSEMFTVKTKNASTRDMYKQLREVVEHQGGLRKIDQMQGG
- the glnA gene encoding type I glutamate--ammonia ligase → METVTREDIYQFVEENHVNFIRLQFTDIFGVIKNVEIPISQLEKALDNKMMFDGSSIEGFVRIEESDMFLVPDLDTWMVFPWPSGTGKVARLICDVYLANGEPFSGDPRGNLKRLIKEMKELGFTDFNLGPEPEFFLFKLDANKQPTMELNDHGDYFDLAPIDLGENCRRDIVLELEELGFEVEASHHEAAPGQHEIDFKYADVLTACDHIQTFKLVVKTIARKHGLHATFMPKPLYGVSGSGMHCNVSLFKDGENVFFDENGERQLSETAYHFMAGVLDHVRGFTAITNPTVNSYKRLVPGYEAPCYVAWSSQNRSPLIRIPASRGLSTRVEVRSVDSSANPYLAMAVILKAGLDGIKRKLNPPAPVNRNIYEMKADELAENNIGLLPTDLDHALIALSEDLIIQDALGSHIYANFNEAKQQEWESYRITVHPWELERYMKMY
- a CDS encoding YunC family protein, translated to MLIKKGVSVLIEQQSISIDGQSFQAVTVKLPKTTLLTVSNDKGYIMCGALDVGLLNSVLADRKIVAGRAVGVKTIEQLLAAPLESVTLEAEQYGISAGMIGSEALLKMV
- a CDS encoding sodium-dependent transporter, with amino-acid sequence MEQRKEQWSSKLGFIMSSAGAAIGLGAIWKFPYVTGMSGGGAFFLLFVVFTILIGLPMLVSEFIIGRGSGREAISAYKKLAPASAWPWIGKLGVAGCFLLLSFYSVVGGWVFVYSGLSIGGKIISEGASYSEQFGSIVGSPVTTLIGLFLFTIINILVVSSGVQNGIEKANKYMMPLLFVFFIILVIRSLTLPGAMEGVSFFLKPDFSSITRESVLYALGQSFFSLAVGFSCMVTYSSYLKKDVSLTSSASSVVGMNLFVSLLAGLAIFPAVFAFGQEPAAGPELLFMVLPAVFSQLPLGQVFLALFLILFLFATLTSSFSLYEIIVAAMTASGKRTRKSVTWLIGAVVFIAAIPSALSSSTLSGLLLFDKSVFDATDYLVSNILLPAGSLLIALFIVHKMDQVLVRDEFTQYNTKSIGFYPLWHFLMKWVVPLTIIVVFLNTLGIVK
- a CDS encoding TspO/MBR family protein; protein product: MELLKVQSELDWKKLTRNVLIPVVGGSIIGYLANRNTQEQYAKLEKPSFSPPSAVFPIAWTTLYTMMGVANYRVEMKQGTKAAPPLYDIQLGLNFLWSFLFFKWNLRGTALIEMTIMLGAIAMTAYEFNKTDRTAGALMVPYIGWVMFALVLNYSTWKLNK
- a CDS encoding general stress protein; protein product: MANQHHTDQEKKMTLKEAGRKGGQATSKKHDKEFYEQIGRKGGEATAQKHSSEFYREIGRKGGKATAEKHDKQFYENIGRKGGEARAQQNKSVN
- a CDS encoding amidohydrolase yields the protein MITIWFNALFYTMQHEGHTLDALLTKDGKIVATGSYNELKDWADEQIDLQGAFVYPGFIDNHMHIIGQGEKLLRLDLSNTTSSKDMMELLLNAYKDLPKDEWFIGEGWDENNFPDKKIFTRYELDAVTDSPMLLKRTCWHAAIVNSKALELAGITKDTPDPDDGVIERDHTGEPTGLLKEGAMQRVLQLLPNPTVAYVTKALETSVDHLLSVGLTGVVTDDLGYYGHYQTPLKAFNHVLGGKRKFRAHLLRHFSVFPDLMENNAFYNEPWVEPGEMKFFIDGALGGSTALLSEPYSDEPDNVGTAVLTDEELENHVKTARYYGEAVAIHVIGDLAVERALDVIEKYPAPVGKKDRFIHVILLRDDLVERMQRLPIVIDIQPAFVPSDFPWVRDRLGEDRLDWAYAWKKLLTKGFICGGGSDAPIEDPNPLLGIHAAITRRLSFEQHEGYLPDEKLNRYEAVQLFTSGAAATIGKANSRGKISVGFDADFTVLKEDLFTVEVDRIAEVQVEKTIVAGEVMYTSNTR
- a CDS encoding YfhD family protein, whose protein sequence is MGRDEHKKGSNSAGSLPQTPKNQTIAARDMNEEISKEFAELRKASAQKKRKS